The Phacochoerus africanus isolate WHEZ1 chromosome 15, ROS_Pafr_v1, whole genome shotgun sequence genome has a segment encoding these proteins:
- the INPP5F gene encoding phosphatidylinositide phosphatase SAC2 isoform X2 encodes MELFQAKDHYILQQGERALWCSRRDGGLQLRPATDLLLAWNPICLGLVEGVIGKIQLHSDLPWWLILIRQKALVGKLPGDHEVCKVTKVAVLSLSEMEPQDLELELCKKHHFGINKPEKIIPSPDDSKFLLKTFTHIKSNVSAPNKKKVKESKEKERLERRLLEELLKMFMDSESFYYSLTYDLTNSVQRQSAGEGDPRPLWQKVDDRFFWNKYMIQDLTEIGTPDVDFWIIPIIQGFVQIEELVVNYNESSDDEKSSPETPSQESTCVDDIHPRFLVALISRRSRHRAGMRYKRRGVDKNGNVANYVETEQLIHVHNHTLSFIQTRGSVPVFWSQVGYRYNPRPRLDRSEKDTVAYFCAHFEEQLKIYKKQVIINLVDQAGREKIIGDAYLKQVLLFNNSQLTYVSFDFHEHCRGMKFENVQTLTDAIYDIILDMKWCWVDQAGVICKQEGIFRVNCMDCLDRTNVVQAAIARVVMEQQLKKLGVMPPEQPLPVKCNRIYQIMWANNGDSISRQYAGTAALKGDFTRTGERKLAGVMKDGVNSANRYYLNRFKDAYRQAVIDLMQGIPVTEDLYSIFTKEKEHEALHKENQRSHQELISQLLQSYMKLLLPDNEKFHGGWALIDCDPSYDDEVDKVNQYQRLSLEDLEKIEIGPEPTLFGKPKFSCMRLHYRYKEASGYFHTLRAVMRNPEEDGKDTLQCIAEMLQITKQAMGLDVPIIEKKLERKSSKPHEDIIGIRSQNQGSLAQGKKFLMSKFSSLNQKVKQTKSNVNIGNLRKLGNFTKPEMKVNFLKPNLKVNLWKSDSSLETMENTGVMDNKAQAESDGEMSSDNDSYHSDEFLTNSKSDEDRQLANSLENEGPIDYVLPSCGIIASAPRLGSRSQSISSTDISIHVPSEVPTAHGSGLGKGHEASLKKSPSADNIHTLTGFAKPVDVYCHRFVQDAQNKVTQLSETRSVCQEASEEGNQMTSQVSNEETQFESTEQIPSRPSQLDVSFPATGPQFLSVEPVHSVVSQKTPGSESGMLELERGLHVTPSPSESCSSRAVSPFAKIRSSMVQVANITQAGLTQGINFAVAKVQKSPAEPEVVNEVQQNELKNMFTQCQTRIIQI; translated from the exons CTCTGTAAGAAGCATCATTTTGGGATTAACAAACCAGAGAAGATTATACCATCTCCTGATGATTCGAAGTTTCTGTTGAAGACCTTTACACATATTAAATCTAATGTGTCTGCGcctaataaaaagaaa gttaaagaaagtaaagaaaaggaGAGGTTGGAGAGAAGATTACTTGAGGAGTTGCTGAAGATGTTCATGGACTCCGAATCCTTTTACTATAGTTTGACCTATGACCTGACCAATTCGGTACAGAGGCaaagtgctggggagggggacCCCCGCCCCCTCTGGCAAAAG GTTGATGACCGATTTTTTTGGAATAAATATATGATACAAGACCTTACCGAGATTGGT ACACCGGATGTGGACTTTTGGATTATCCCCATTATCCAAGGTTTTGTACAGATTGAGGAACTTGTGGTTAATTATAATGAGTCATCTGATGATGAGAAAAGCAGCCCGGAGACCCCCTCTCAGGAGTCCACCTGCGTAGATGACATTCACCCACGATTTCTGGTGGCCCTCATTTCACGCCGCAGTAGGCACAGAGCAG gaatgcGTTATAAACgaagaggagtggataaaaatggaaatgttgcAAATTATGTGGAGACTGAGCAATTAATTCACGTGCATAATCATACTTTGTCATTTATTCAAACACGAGGCTCTGTGCCTGTCTTTTGGAGCCAGGTTGGATATCGATATAATCCAAGACCTCGGCTGGACAGAA GTGAAAAGGACACGGTTGCCTATTTCTGTGCCCATTTTGAAGAACAGCTGAAAATTTACAAAAAACAG GTTATTATTAACTTGGTAGAccaggcaggaagagaaaaaattattggCGATGCTTACCTGAAGCAAGTATTGCTCTTTAACAACTCACAGCTCACTTATGTCTCCTTTGACTTCCATGAGCACTG CCGAGGAATGAAGTTTGAAAATGTTCAAACACTAACAGATGCCATTTATGACATTATTCTTGACATGAAGTGGTGTTG GGTTGATCAAGCTGGGGTAATATGTAAACAAGAAGGGATTTTTCGCGTTAATTGTATGGACTGCCTGGATCGCACCAACGTGGTCCAAGCTGCCATCGCACGAGTGGTCATGGAACAGCAG CTGAAAAAATTAGGTGTGATGCCCCCGGAGCAGCCACTACCGGTGAAATGCAATCGGATATATCAGATAATGTGGGCCAACAATGGTGACTCCATTAGCAGACAGTATGCTGGGACAGCCGCTCTAAAG GGTGACTTTACAAGGACAGGAGAAAGGAAGTTAGCAGGAGTTATGAAAGATGGCGTTAACTCGGCAAATAGGTATTACCTGAATCGATTTAAGGATGCCTACCGGCAAGCTGTTATAG ATTTGATGCAAGGCATTCCAGTGACAGAAGATCTTTATTCCATATTTACCAAGGAGAAAGAGCATGAAGCTTTGCATAAGGAAAATCAGAGAAGCCACCAGGAACTAATTAGCCAGCTCTTACAAAGTTACATGAAGTTACTGCTGCCTGATAATGAGAAGTTCCATGGGGGCTGGGCCCTTATTGACTGTGACCCCAG TTATGATGATGAAGTTGACAAAGTAAACCAGTATCAACGACTAAGTCTAGAAGAcctggaaaaaatagaaatag GTCCTGAACCCACTCTTTTTGGTAAGCCAAAGTTCTCCTGCATGCGACTGCACTACAGATACAAAGAAGCAAGTGGCTATTTCCACACACTGAGAGCTGTAATGCGCAACCCAGAAGAGGATGGAAAAG ATACCCTTCAGTGCattgcagagatgctgcagatcacCAAGCAAGCCATGGGATTAGATGTGCCTATAATAGAGAAAAAGCTTGAGAG GAAGAGCAGTAAACCTCATGAAGACATCATTGGCATCAGATCTCAAAACCAAGGCTCTTTAGCccaagggaaaaaatttttaatgagcaaattttcatctttaaatcaAAAAGTGAAACAGACCAAATCCAATGTAAATATTGGCAACTTACGAAAGCTAGGGAACTTTACCAAACCTGAAATGAAAGTTAACTTTCTAAAACCAAACTTAAAAGTAAATCTTTGGAAATCAGATAGTAGTCTTGAAACCATGGAGAACACAGGTGTGATGGATAACAAAGCCCAGGCTGAGTCAGATGGGGAAATGTCTTCAGATAATGACTCCTACCACTCCGATGAATTCCTTACAAATTCCAAGTCTGATGAAGACAGGCAGCTAGCTAACTCTTTAGAGAATGAAGGGCCGATAGACTATGTTCTGCCTAGTTGTGGCATTATTGCTTCAGCACCTCGTTTAGGCAGTCGATCCCAGTCTATTAGCAGCACTGATATTAGCATTCACGTTCCTTCGGAGGTTCCTACTGCTCATGGAAGTGGGCTTGGAAAAGGCCACGAGGCTTCTTTGAAGAAAAGTCCTTCTGCTGACAACATACACACATTGACTGGCTTTGCCAAGCCTGTGGATGTTTACTGCCACAGATTTGTCCAAGATGCACaaaacaaagtgacccagctctCAGAAACCAGGTCTGTCTGTCAGGAAGCTAGTGAGGAAGGAAATCAAATGACCAGTCAAGTTTCTAACGAAGAAACTCAATTTGAATCTACGGAACAGATACCTTCTCGACCATCTCAATTAGATGTGTCTTTTCCTGCAACAGGCCCACAGTTTTTGTCAGTTGAACCAGTGCATTCAGTTGTATCTCAAAAGACCCCAGGCTCCGAATCCGGCATGCTTGAACTTGAGAGGGGGCTTCACGTAACTCCTTCTCCTTCAGAGAGCTGTAGCAGCAGAGCAGTTTCTCCCTTTGCAAAGATTCGAAGTTCCATGGTCCAGGTTGCTAATATTACCCAAGCTGGATTAACCCAGGGTATAAACTTTGCAGTGGCAAAGGTTCAGAAGAGTCCTGCAGAACCTGAAGTAGTTAATGAAGTCCAGcaaaatgaacttaaaaatatgtttacacAATGCCAGACACGAATAATTCAGATTTAG
- the INPP5F gene encoding phosphatidylinositide phosphatase SAC2 isoform X1 gives MELFQAKDHYILQQGERALWCSRRDGGLQLRPATDLLLAWNPICLGLVEGVIGKIQLHSDLPWWLILIRQKALVGKLPGDHEVCKVTKVAVLSLSEMEPQDLELELCKKHHFGINKPEKIIPSPDDSKFLLKTFTHIKSNVSAPNKKKVKESKEKERLERRLLEELLKMFMDSESFYYSLTYDLTNSVQRQSAGEGDPRPLWQKVDDRFFWNKYMIQDLTEIGTPDVDFWIIPIIQGFVQIEELVVNYNESSDDEKSSPETPSQESTCVDDIHPRFLVALISRRSRHRAGMRYKRRGVDKNGNVANYVETEQLIHVHNHTLSFIQTRGSVPVFWSQVGYRYNPRPRLDRSEKDTVAYFCAHFEEQLKIYKKQVIINLVDQAGREKIIGDAYLKQVLLFNNSQLTYVSFDFHEHCRGMKFENVQTLTDAIYDIILDMKWCWVDQAGVICKQEGIFRVNCMDCLDRTNVVQAAIARVVMEQQLKKLGVMPPEQPLPVKCNRIYQIMWANNGDSISRQYAGTAALKGDFTRTGERKLAGVMKDGVNSANRYYLNRFKDAYRQAVIDLMQGIPVTEDLYSIFTKEKEHEALHKENQRSHQELISQLLQSYMKLLLPDNEKFHGGWALIDCDPSLIDATHRDVDVLLLLSNSAYYVAYYDDEVDKVNQYQRLSLEDLEKIEIGPEPTLFGKPKFSCMRLHYRYKEASGYFHTLRAVMRNPEEDGKDTLQCIAEMLQITKQAMGLDVPIIEKKLERKSSKPHEDIIGIRSQNQGSLAQGKKFLMSKFSSLNQKVKQTKSNVNIGNLRKLGNFTKPEMKVNFLKPNLKVNLWKSDSSLETMENTGVMDNKAQAESDGEMSSDNDSYHSDEFLTNSKSDEDRQLANSLENEGPIDYVLPSCGIIASAPRLGSRSQSISSTDISIHVPSEVPTAHGSGLGKGHEASLKKSPSADNIHTLTGFAKPVDVYCHRFVQDAQNKVTQLSETRSVCQEASEEGNQMTSQVSNEETQFESTEQIPSRPSQLDVSFPATGPQFLSVEPVHSVVSQKTPGSESGMLELERGLHVTPSPSESCSSRAVSPFAKIRSSMVQVANITQAGLTQGINFAVAKVQKSPAEPEVVNEVQQNELKNMFTQCQTRIIQI, from the exons CTCTGTAAGAAGCATCATTTTGGGATTAACAAACCAGAGAAGATTATACCATCTCCTGATGATTCGAAGTTTCTGTTGAAGACCTTTACACATATTAAATCTAATGTGTCTGCGcctaataaaaagaaa gttaaagaaagtaaagaaaaggaGAGGTTGGAGAGAAGATTACTTGAGGAGTTGCTGAAGATGTTCATGGACTCCGAATCCTTTTACTATAGTTTGACCTATGACCTGACCAATTCGGTACAGAGGCaaagtgctggggagggggacCCCCGCCCCCTCTGGCAAAAG GTTGATGACCGATTTTTTTGGAATAAATATATGATACAAGACCTTACCGAGATTGGT ACACCGGATGTGGACTTTTGGATTATCCCCATTATCCAAGGTTTTGTACAGATTGAGGAACTTGTGGTTAATTATAATGAGTCATCTGATGATGAGAAAAGCAGCCCGGAGACCCCCTCTCAGGAGTCCACCTGCGTAGATGACATTCACCCACGATTTCTGGTGGCCCTCATTTCACGCCGCAGTAGGCACAGAGCAG gaatgcGTTATAAACgaagaggagtggataaaaatggaaatgttgcAAATTATGTGGAGACTGAGCAATTAATTCACGTGCATAATCATACTTTGTCATTTATTCAAACACGAGGCTCTGTGCCTGTCTTTTGGAGCCAGGTTGGATATCGATATAATCCAAGACCTCGGCTGGACAGAA GTGAAAAGGACACGGTTGCCTATTTCTGTGCCCATTTTGAAGAACAGCTGAAAATTTACAAAAAACAG GTTATTATTAACTTGGTAGAccaggcaggaagagaaaaaattattggCGATGCTTACCTGAAGCAAGTATTGCTCTTTAACAACTCACAGCTCACTTATGTCTCCTTTGACTTCCATGAGCACTG CCGAGGAATGAAGTTTGAAAATGTTCAAACACTAACAGATGCCATTTATGACATTATTCTTGACATGAAGTGGTGTTG GGTTGATCAAGCTGGGGTAATATGTAAACAAGAAGGGATTTTTCGCGTTAATTGTATGGACTGCCTGGATCGCACCAACGTGGTCCAAGCTGCCATCGCACGAGTGGTCATGGAACAGCAG CTGAAAAAATTAGGTGTGATGCCCCCGGAGCAGCCACTACCGGTGAAATGCAATCGGATATATCAGATAATGTGGGCCAACAATGGTGACTCCATTAGCAGACAGTATGCTGGGACAGCCGCTCTAAAG GGTGACTTTACAAGGACAGGAGAAAGGAAGTTAGCAGGAGTTATGAAAGATGGCGTTAACTCGGCAAATAGGTATTACCTGAATCGATTTAAGGATGCCTACCGGCAAGCTGTTATAG ATTTGATGCAAGGCATTCCAGTGACAGAAGATCTTTATTCCATATTTACCAAGGAGAAAGAGCATGAAGCTTTGCATAAGGAAAATCAGAGAAGCCACCAGGAACTAATTAGCCAGCTCTTACAAAGTTACATGAAGTTACTGCTGCCTGATAATGAGAAGTTCCATGGGGGCTGGGCCCTTATTGACTGTGACCCCAG CCTCATTGATGCTACTCACAGAGATGTGGATGTGCTGTTACTGCTTTCTAACTCTGCCTACTACGTGGCCTA TTATGATGATGAAGTTGACAAAGTAAACCAGTATCAACGACTAAGTCTAGAAGAcctggaaaaaatagaaatag GTCCTGAACCCACTCTTTTTGGTAAGCCAAAGTTCTCCTGCATGCGACTGCACTACAGATACAAAGAAGCAAGTGGCTATTTCCACACACTGAGAGCTGTAATGCGCAACCCAGAAGAGGATGGAAAAG ATACCCTTCAGTGCattgcagagatgctgcagatcacCAAGCAAGCCATGGGATTAGATGTGCCTATAATAGAGAAAAAGCTTGAGAG GAAGAGCAGTAAACCTCATGAAGACATCATTGGCATCAGATCTCAAAACCAAGGCTCTTTAGCccaagggaaaaaatttttaatgagcaaattttcatctttaaatcaAAAAGTGAAACAGACCAAATCCAATGTAAATATTGGCAACTTACGAAAGCTAGGGAACTTTACCAAACCTGAAATGAAAGTTAACTTTCTAAAACCAAACTTAAAAGTAAATCTTTGGAAATCAGATAGTAGTCTTGAAACCATGGAGAACACAGGTGTGATGGATAACAAAGCCCAGGCTGAGTCAGATGGGGAAATGTCTTCAGATAATGACTCCTACCACTCCGATGAATTCCTTACAAATTCCAAGTCTGATGAAGACAGGCAGCTAGCTAACTCTTTAGAGAATGAAGGGCCGATAGACTATGTTCTGCCTAGTTGTGGCATTATTGCTTCAGCACCTCGTTTAGGCAGTCGATCCCAGTCTATTAGCAGCACTGATATTAGCATTCACGTTCCTTCGGAGGTTCCTACTGCTCATGGAAGTGGGCTTGGAAAAGGCCACGAGGCTTCTTTGAAGAAAAGTCCTTCTGCTGACAACATACACACATTGACTGGCTTTGCCAAGCCTGTGGATGTTTACTGCCACAGATTTGTCCAAGATGCACaaaacaaagtgacccagctctCAGAAACCAGGTCTGTCTGTCAGGAAGCTAGTGAGGAAGGAAATCAAATGACCAGTCAAGTTTCTAACGAAGAAACTCAATTTGAATCTACGGAACAGATACCTTCTCGACCATCTCAATTAGATGTGTCTTTTCCTGCAACAGGCCCACAGTTTTTGTCAGTTGAACCAGTGCATTCAGTTGTATCTCAAAAGACCCCAGGCTCCGAATCCGGCATGCTTGAACTTGAGAGGGGGCTTCACGTAACTCCTTCTCCTTCAGAGAGCTGTAGCAGCAGAGCAGTTTCTCCCTTTGCAAAGATTCGAAGTTCCATGGTCCAGGTTGCTAATATTACCCAAGCTGGATTAACCCAGGGTATAAACTTTGCAGTGGCAAAGGTTCAGAAGAGTCCTGCAGAACCTGAAGTAGTTAATGAAGTCCAGcaaaatgaacttaaaaatatgtttacacAATGCCAGACACGAATAATTCAGATTTAG